The following proteins are encoded in a genomic region of uncultured Hyphomonas sp.:
- a CDS encoding autotransporter domain-containing protein, whose amino-acid sequence MKQYTRSAPSFGGRNRMLARSFAAASLTAITAAILCSGTAAAEPAVYFNDDVDAGIETFEDTVAAADAAYNADNPGANRTSHIYAFDILNTTGSSFLVLGTNGAPGVTVKTFRGGSPATNNENGDAGRDGFTNWGNSHNGTFADAESKGYTYEFYEADGTTPFTMNALGTLVNDWGTCCASGNPTPDGNSTNASEVYLRFGTSDPLLLGGISNTIGGTEHFIGAINDTNFFDKVSVIATGNGEYFGVGGYLTFSSVALNSVPAGSSVVDGSGLENPSAQPSIPDIDTGSTYYTAAQLGASQVNPNFVGGTLQFAMDTFALTDFTVQSQGGTIDTEGNVIELLGQFTGAGTISKTGAGMLYLAGNNTNQGGFTILEGTLVAYNDANLGGGPLTIGNGTFLQDRSSFSSYHDMIVQDANSTVDVQNGQMNWYGNVSGNGALNLAGTGSLWLSGTNTYTGGTTIQQGTLIGNTRSLQGDILNNGTIEFSQYFDGTFNGSLSGTGGLRKYGDGILRIAGTSQIGGNSFVEAGSLDVNGVLGSNLLTVADGASLLGSGTVDGNVLVLSGGMLKPGNSPGTLFVAGDVTLNDGSTFFTEIDGRTYSVAGGAGSYDRLVLTGTGATFTANGTINPIMRSISGDANNDFDAEIGDVFTVVTADNIAGTFDAIDQPADGIPANTRFNLIYNPDSIQLALVPESLRVLAQSGGMRTNSVAAATALDRATANGQTTTGVLTDMFENFNGMTASQINAALASLSGDIHAHVLESTESIIAGSDSMILSAAQGDTGLGGVDTELKNGVHLWSRADARGASYDPDAAGMGFDEDVYGVTIGATFINRHDLRVGVAGSYKTAEIYTDTANGATNQMLSAYLYGSRAVTTRLTLSGLVGHTKAAVKTNRTTVFPGTVAYTKSDKPVSMTHAQIEARYKAATIGETSVYAIGGLRTAFLNVHKYAEVGNLNEARLTLEAESRNTLQSKLGAEIARKVAGTDVAVFADWTRDIGADPTVERAVWLGDAVWQTQSTSRGLDTYNYGFNARRKVSDRVGIELEYTGRYNSPNYDAQQLMVGVNLVW is encoded by the coding sequence ATGAAACAATACACTCGTAGTGCGCCCAGCTTCGGCGGGCGCAACCGGATGCTTGCGCGCTCTTTCGCGGCAGCATCCCTCACCGCTATCACCGCAGCGATACTCTGCTCAGGTACGGCCGCAGCCGAACCTGCCGTTTACTTCAATGATGATGTGGACGCTGGTATCGAGACGTTCGAGGATACGGTCGCAGCGGCCGACGCGGCTTATAATGCCGACAATCCCGGCGCAAACCGCACCTCGCATATCTATGCATTTGACATCCTGAACACCACCGGAAGCAGCTTCCTGGTGCTCGGCACAAACGGTGCGCCAGGCGTCACCGTAAAGACGTTCCGTGGCGGTAGTCCGGCCACGAACAATGAGAATGGTGATGCTGGCAGAGACGGCTTCACCAATTGGGGCAACAGCCACAACGGTACTTTCGCAGATGCTGAGTCCAAGGGCTACACGTATGAATTCTACGAGGCCGACGGCACGACGCCATTCACCATGAACGCGCTCGGCACCCTGGTGAATGACTGGGGCACATGCTGTGCTTCCGGCAACCCCACGCCGGACGGCAATTCAACCAATGCGTCCGAAGTGTACCTGCGTTTCGGCACTTCCGATCCGTTGTTGCTGGGCGGCATCTCCAACACCATCGGCGGGACCGAGCATTTCATCGGGGCGATCAACGATACGAACTTCTTCGACAAGGTTTCCGTGATTGCCACCGGGAATGGCGAATATTTCGGCGTTGGCGGCTATCTGACATTTTCGTCGGTCGCACTGAACAGTGTGCCTGCCGGCTCTTCCGTCGTGGATGGTAGCGGCCTCGAAAATCCGTCTGCGCAGCCCTCCATTCCGGACATCGACACCGGCAGCACTTATTATACCGCTGCCCAGCTTGGCGCGTCGCAGGTGAACCCGAACTTTGTCGGCGGGACGCTTCAGTTCGCCATGGACACCTTTGCCCTCACGGACTTCACCGTGCAGTCTCAGGGCGGCACCATCGATACCGAAGGCAATGTGATCGAGCTCCTCGGCCAATTCACCGGCGCCGGCACCATCAGCAAAACCGGCGCGGGGATGTTGTACCTCGCCGGGAACAACACCAACCAGGGCGGATTCACGATCCTGGAAGGCACGCTGGTCGCATACAATGACGCGAATCTCGGCGGAGGCCCGCTCACGATCGGGAACGGAACCTTCCTGCAGGATAGAAGCTCGTTCAGTTCCTATCATGACATGATCGTGCAGGACGCCAACTCCACTGTGGATGTGCAAAACGGTCAAATGAACTGGTACGGGAATGTGTCCGGAAACGGCGCTTTGAACCTGGCAGGCACCGGATCCCTCTGGCTGAGCGGCACCAACACATACACCGGCGGGACCACCATCCAGCAAGGCACATTGATCGGCAACACGAGATCGCTTCAGGGTGACATCCTGAACAACGGCACGATCGAGTTCAGTCAGTATTTTGATGGGACCTTTAACGGGAGCCTGAGCGGCACGGGCGGTCTGCGCAAATACGGCGACGGCATCCTGCGCATTGCCGGGACGTCCCAAATTGGCGGCAACAGCTTCGTTGAGGCAGGCTCTTTGGACGTGAACGGCGTGTTGGGCTCCAACCTGCTGACCGTTGCGGATGGCGCTTCCCTGCTTGGCTCGGGCACCGTGGACGGCAACGTCCTCGTCCTTTCGGGCGGCATGCTGAAGCCGGGCAACTCACCCGGTACGCTTTTCGTCGCTGGCGATGTCACGCTCAATGACGGATCGACCTTCTTCACCGAGATTGACGGGCGCACCTATTCGGTCGCGGGCGGCGCCGGATCATATGACCGGCTGGTCCTGACCGGTACAGGCGCAACCTTCACGGCGAACGGCACGATCAATCCGATCATGCGGAGCATCTCCGGTGACGCGAACAATGATTTCGACGCGGAAATCGGCGACGTGTTCACAGTGGTGACAGCCGACAATATAGCCGGCACGTTCGATGCGATCGACCAACCGGCTGATGGCATTCCGGCGAACACCCGGTTCAACCTGATCTACAATCCGGACTCCATCCAGCTGGCACTTGTCCCGGAAAGCCTGCGCGTTCTTGCTCAAAGTGGCGGGATGCGGACCAATTCGGTTGCAGCGGCCACGGCACTCGACCGGGCAACGGCGAACGGTCAGACCACGACCGGTGTGCTTACGGACATGTTCGAGAACTTCAACGGCATGACCGCCTCGCAGATCAACGCAGCCCTTGCGTCCCTGTCCGGCGATATTCACGCCCACGTCCTGGAAAGCACCGAATCCATCATTGCCGGTTCAGACAGCATGATCCTGTCAGCCGCGCAGGGAGATACTGGCCTGGGCGGGGTCGATACCGAGCTGAAGAACGGCGTTCATCTCTGGTCGCGTGCAGATGCGCGCGGTGCCAGCTATGATCCGGACGCAGCCGGCATGGGCTTCGACGAAGACGTCTATGGCGTCACGATCGGGGCGACCTTCATCAACCGCCATGATCTGCGCGTCGGTGTCGCCGGCAGCTACAAGACGGCCGAGATCTACACCGACACCGCAAACGGTGCGACCAATCAGATGCTGTCTGCCTATCTCTATGGCAGCCGCGCTGTGACGACGCGCCTGACCCTGTCCGGTCTCGTCGGCCACACCAAGGCAGCTGTGAAAACCAACCGCACGACCGTGTTCCCAGGCACCGTTGCCTACACCAAGTCGGACAAGCCGGTTTCCATGACGCATGCCCAGATCGAGGCCCGCTACAAGGCGGCAACCATCGGTGAGACAAGCGTCTATGCCATCGGCGGCCTGCGCACGGCCTTCCTCAATGTCCACAAATACGCAGAAGTGGGCAATCTGAATGAGGCCCGCCTCACACTCGAAGCGGAAAGCCGCAATACGCTGCAATCCAAACTGGGTGCGGAAATCGCCCGCAAGGTCGCCGGGACGGATGTCGCCGTGTTCGCTGACTGGACACGGGATATCGGCGCAGACCCGACGGTGGAGCGTGCCGTCTGGCTCGGCGATGCCGTCTGGCAGACCCAGTCGACCAGCCGCGGTCTCGACACCTACAATTACGGGTTCAACGCCCGTCGCAAGGTGAGCGACCGCGTTGGCATCGAGCTGGAATATACGGGCCGCTACAACTCGCCGAACTATGATGCTCAGCAGTTGATGGTCGGTGTGAATCTGGTCTGGTAA
- a CDS encoding 3-hydroxybutyryl-CoA dehydrogenase — protein MNNLQTIGVIGAGQMGNGIAHVSALAGYDVVMTDISEDALKHGMDAIEKNMARQVSREQFSVDEMKTALARIKTSTSIKAHENDDLIIEAATEKREVKEQIFRSICEIVPARTYLATNTSSISITRLASTTDRPEMFIGMHFMNPVPLMKLMEVIRGLATSQETYETAIGFANRLEKTTTNAEDYPAFIVNRILVPMINEAIYALYEGVGTVESIDTAMRLGANHPMGPLTLADFIGLDTCLSIMQVLHDGLADTKYRPCPLLVKYVEAGWVGRKVGKGFYDYSGDAPVPTR, from the coding sequence ATGAACAACCTTCAAACGATCGGCGTGATTGGCGCAGGCCAGATGGGCAACGGAATTGCGCATGTCAGCGCCCTTGCCGGCTATGACGTGGTGATGACCGACATCTCGGAAGACGCCCTGAAGCACGGCATGGACGCCATCGAGAAGAACATGGCCCGCCAGGTCTCCCGCGAACAGTTCAGCGTGGACGAGATGAAAACCGCCCTCGCCCGGATCAAGACGTCCACTTCGATCAAGGCGCACGAAAACGATGACCTGATCATCGAAGCGGCCACCGAAAAGCGCGAAGTGAAGGAACAGATCTTCCGCTCCATCTGCGAGATCGTTCCTGCGCGCACTTACCTTGCGACGAACACGTCTTCCATTTCCATCACACGCCTGGCTTCGACCACCGACCGGCCGGAAATGTTCATCGGCATGCACTTCATGAACCCGGTGCCGCTGATGAAGCTGATGGAAGTGATCCGGGGCCTCGCCACCAGCCAGGAAACCTATGAGACGGCCATCGGCTTCGCGAACCGGCTGGAGAAGACGACCACGAATGCCGAAGACTATCCGGCGTTCATCGTGAACCGCATTCTGGTGCCGATGATCAACGAAGCGATCTACGCCCTGTATGAAGGCGTCGGCACGGTAGAGAGCATCGATACCGCCATGCGCCTCGGCGCAAACCATCCGATGGGTCCGCTGACCCTGGCGGACTTCATCGGCCTCGACACCTGCCTGTCGATCATGCAGGTGCTGCATGACGGGCTCGCCGATACGAAATACCGCCCCTGCCCGCTTCTCGTGAAATATGTCGAAGCCGGCTGGGTCGGCCGCAAGGTCGGCAAGGGCTTCTATGACTATTCGGGCGACGCACCGGTTCCGACCCGGTAA
- a CDS encoding electron transfer flavoprotein subunit alpha/FixB family protein — MAVLVIAEHDNAALSDATNKVVTAAAKFGGDVDVLVAGEGAGDVAAAAAKVAGVRKVLHADGASVAKQLAEPMEALIVPLMSGYDAVFFAATTAGKNMAPRVAAKLDVMQISEITGVVDAETFERPIYAGNAIMTVKSADAKKVITVRGTAFDAAGNDGSASVETVDAPAGPFKSEFVSEEMVKSDRPELAGAKRVVSGGRALGSAEKFQEVIFPLADKLGAAVGASRAAVDAGYAPNDYQVGQTGKIVAPELYVAIGISGAIQHLAGMKDSKVIVAINKDEEAPIFQVSDYGLVADLFVAVPELTGAL; from the coding sequence ATGGCTGTGCTCGTAATTGCTGAACACGACAATGCGGCCCTTTCGGACGCCACCAACAAGGTCGTGACCGCTGCTGCCAAGTTTGGCGGCGATGTGGATGTGCTGGTTGCCGGAGAAGGCGCTGGCGATGTGGCCGCTGCGGCTGCGAAAGTGGCCGGTGTGCGCAAGGTGCTGCACGCTGACGGCGCAAGCGTTGCCAAACAGCTCGCTGAGCCGATGGAAGCGCTGATCGTCCCGCTGATGAGCGGCTATGACGCCGTCTTCTTCGCCGCCACGACGGCCGGCAAGAACATGGCACCGCGCGTCGCGGCAAAGCTCGACGTGATGCAGATCTCCGAGATCACCGGTGTCGTGGATGCCGAGACCTTCGAGCGTCCGATCTATGCCGGTAACGCCATCATGACTGTGAAGTCGGCTGATGCGAAGAAAGTCATCACCGTGCGCGGTACGGCCTTCGACGCTGCCGGCAATGACGGCTCGGCTTCGGTCGAAACGGTCGATGCCCCGGCAGGCCCGTTCAAGTCGGAATTCGTTTCGGAAGAAATGGTGAAGTCGGATCGTCCGGAACTCGCAGGCGCCAAGCGCGTCGTCTCCGGTGGCCGTGCCCTCGGCTCTGCCGAGAAGTTCCAGGAAGTCATCTTCCCGCTGGCCGACAAGCTCGGCGCCGCTGTCGGCGCTTCGCGTGCGGCTGTGGACGCTGGCTACGCCCCGAACGACTACCAGGTCGGCCAGACCGGCAAGATCGTCGCGCCTGAACTGTATGTTGCCATCGGCATCTCCGGCGCCATCCAGCACCTTGCCGGCATGAAGGACTCCAAAGTCATCGTCGCCATCAACAAGGATGAGGAAGCCCCGATCTTCCAGGTTTCCGATTACGGCCTGGTCGCTGACCTGTTCGTCGCCGTTCCGGAACTGACCGGCGCGCTGTAA
- a CDS encoding electron transfer flavoprotein subunit beta/FixA family protein, giving the protein MKVLVPVKRVIDYNVKVRVKPDKTGVDLANVKMSMNPFDEISVEEAVRLKEAGTATEVVIVSIGPQQAQETIRTALAMGGDRGILIKTDETVEPLGVAKLLAKVVEEEKPDLVIVGKQAIDDDSNQTGQMLAALLDWPQGTFAYKLEKDGDALSVTREVDGGLQTVKLALPAVVTVDLRLNEPRYASLPNIMKAKKKPIDEKAPADYGVDIAPRLTVVQVTEPPVRQAGEKVEDVATLVSKLKSAGVV; this is encoded by the coding sequence ATGAAGGTCCTCGTGCCCGTCAAACGCGTGATCGATTACAACGTGAAAGTCCGCGTCAAGCCGGACAAGACCGGGGTCGATCTCGCCAATGTGAAGATGTCGATGAACCCGTTCGACGAAATTTCCGTCGAAGAGGCTGTCCGCCTGAAAGAAGCCGGCACCGCCACGGAAGTCGTCATTGTTTCCATCGGTCCGCAACAGGCACAGGAAACCATCCGGACGGCCCTCGCCATGGGCGGTGACCGCGGTATCCTGATCAAGACTGACGAAACGGTCGAGCCGCTGGGCGTTGCCAAGCTGCTGGCCAAAGTGGTCGAAGAAGAAAAGCCGGACCTCGTGATCGTCGGCAAGCAGGCCATCGATGACGATTCCAACCAGACCGGCCAGATGCTGGCGGCTCTGCTCGACTGGCCGCAAGGCACCTTCGCCTACAAGCTGGAAAAGGACGGCGACGCGCTGTCCGTGACCCGCGAAGTCGATGGCGGCCTGCAGACCGTGAAGCTGGCCCTGCCGGCCGTTGTCACGGTTGACCTGCGTCTCAACGAGCCGCGCTATGCGTCCCTGCCGAACATCATGAAGGCGAAGAAAAAGCCGATCGACGAGAAGGCCCCGGCCGACTACGGCGTCGACATCGCGCCGCGCCTCACAGTCGTTCAGGTCACCGAACCGCCGGTGCGCCAGGCTGGTGAAAAGGTCGAGGATGTTGCCACCCTCGTGTCGAAACTGAAATCCGCAGGAGTTGTCTGA
- a CDS encoding YdcH family protein, whose amino-acid sequence MSHTPHELAEEFPDLADKIHALKTSDAHFAKLADAYHELNRQIHRIETDVEPASDEHQTELRKQRMALKDEIYTMLKA is encoded by the coding sequence ATGTCGCACACGCCCCATGAACTCGCTGAGGAATTCCCGGATCTCGCCGACAAGATCCATGCGCTGAAAACCAGCGATGCGCATTTTGCCAAGCTTGCAGACGCGTATCACGAGCTGAACCGCCAGATTCACCGCATCGAGACGGACGTGGAACCGGCGAGCGACGAGCACCAGACCGAGCTGCGCAAGCAGCGCATGGCCCTGAAGGACGAAATCTACACCATGCTCAAGGCCTGA
- a CDS encoding DUF4262 domain-containing protein: MLKYPSSEEIQLDRKPGTARHSPMAGGIVIEEEKRILGSIEAHGWYAVHRYDPELVEPNYTYTVGFSQTLNAPEFIVFGLHRDVMYDMLASVHDQIKAGRKLEDNQVWKGLHEDFDCVARKASHADVFGKYAVLADWLWARNGHGGHPALVQLVWPGLLDGLYPWDKGCRDTVAEAQPKLWR, encoded by the coding sequence ATGCTTAAATATCCGTCATCTGAGGAGATACAGCTTGACCGGAAGCCCGGCACAGCGCGTCATTCTCCCATGGCGGGCGGCATCGTGATCGAGGAAGAAAAGCGTATCCTGGGCAGCATAGAGGCCCATGGCTGGTATGCCGTGCACCGCTACGACCCTGAACTTGTTGAACCGAACTACACGTATACGGTCGGCTTTTCACAGACGCTCAATGCGCCGGAATTCATCGTCTTCGGCCTGCACCGCGATGTGATGTACGACATGCTGGCCAGCGTGCACGACCAGATCAAGGCGGGCCGGAAGCTGGAAGACAATCAGGTCTGGAAAGGCCTGCACGAGGATTTCGACTGCGTCGCGCGCAAGGCCTCGCATGCGGATGTATTCGGGAAATACGCCGTGCTCGCCGACTGGCTGTGGGCGCGCAATGGGCATGGCGGGCATCCGGCACTTGTACAGCTTGTCTGGCCGGGCCTGCTGGACGGGCTTTATCCATGGGACAAGGGCTGCCGCGATACCGTCGCCGAAGCCCAGCCGAAACTCTGGCGCTGA
- a CDS encoding YkgJ family cysteine cluster protein has protein sequence MSDPSFDCVSCGACCFSRNPRYLQLLPWDASRSLPPESLFTEGSDVYVDFSCGHCVHLDRSNGKAACQVYENRPEACRAFRAGSFECVKARRANGIMGAHVQAQAHAPA, from the coding sequence ATGTCCGATCCGTCGTTCGACTGTGTGTCCTGCGGCGCCTGTTGTTTCAGCCGAAACCCGCGCTACCTCCAGCTGCTCCCCTGGGATGCCTCCCGCAGCCTGCCGCCCGAAAGCCTCTTCACCGAAGGCAGCGATGTCTATGTGGACTTCTCCTGCGGCCACTGCGTGCACCTTGACAGGTCGAACGGGAAAGCGGCCTGCCAGGTCTATGAAAACCGTCCGGAAGCCTGCCGCGCCTTCCGGGCCGGCAGCTTCGAATGCGTAAAGGCGAGACGGGCCAACGGGATCATGGGGGCGCATGTCCAGGCCCAAGCCCACGCGCCCGCCTGA
- a CDS encoding DUF4440 domain-containing protein: protein MKRILQSAALSTAFAFCAVSLPAFASEQDWSADQQAIVDLLSNGPVGIETDFEAWASEYHEDWTVWFAGQAEARAKAPHMQLVRDYIEGGARVVSYEADFADITVLGDTALARFNATESLMEADGSPRTVRYAGTDYLVRVDGAWKVRATTVAFLPADDAEE from the coding sequence ATGAAACGCATCCTTCAATCCGCCGCACTGTCCACAGCCTTTGCTTTTTGCGCCGTGTCCCTGCCCGCCTTTGCGAGCGAGCAGGACTGGTCCGCCGACCAGCAGGCCATCGTGGACCTTCTCTCCAACGGGCCGGTCGGGATCGAAACGGATTTCGAGGCCTGGGCGTCTGAATATCATGAAGACTGGACGGTCTGGTTCGCCGGACAGGCCGAGGCGCGCGCCAAGGCCCCGCACATGCAGCTCGTGCGGGACTACATCGAGGGCGGCGCACGGGTCGTCAGCTATGAGGCGGACTTCGCCGATATCACCGTGCTCGGCGACACGGCGCTCGCCCGTTTCAACGCCACCGAATCCCTGATGGAAGCAGACGGCTCCCCCCGGACGGTCCGCTATGCCGGGACGGATTACCTGGTGCGTGTAGATGGCGCATGGAAGGTCCGCGCGACGACGGTGGCCTTCCTGCCGGCAGACGATGCGGAAGAGTAG
- a CDS encoding SlyX family protein has product MTDSISPDSARLDELEMRVVHQDQTIDELNEAITAQWKLIDRLERQVQHLAERVADAEQSAGQAAPVDRPPPHY; this is encoded by the coding sequence ATGACTGACAGTATTTCACCGGACTCCGCCCGCCTCGACGAGCTTGAAATGCGTGTGGTCCATCAGGACCAGACGATTGACGAGTTGAACGAGGCCATCACGGCGCAATGGAAGCTGATCGACCGGCTGGAGCGGCAGGTCCAGCACCTTGCCGAGCGCGTGGCCGACGCCGAACAGTCCGCCGGCCAGGCCGCCCCCGTCGACCGGCCTCCCCCGCACTATTAG
- the thiC gene encoding phosphomethylpyrimidine synthase ThiC, with protein sequence MNKPSSQSEFATPQVTTGPLPASRKVYTHPTPDLAVPHREIDLHPSANEPPVPVYDTSGPYTDPSVTIDVEKGLARTRRDWVLERGHVEEYDGRDVKPEDNGGATGKHLAREFPVKHRPLRGTGTGPVTQYEYAKAGIVTKEMIYVATRENLGRREAVEGAAAQIAQGESFGAHIPEYITPEFVRDEIAAGRAIIPSNINHAELEPQIIGRNFLVKINANIGNSAVASSVEEEVDKMVWAIRWGADNVMDLSTGRNIHNTREWIIRNSPVPIGTVPIYQALEKVNGIAEDLTWEVFRDTLIEQAEQGVDYFTIHAGVRLAYIHLTADRVCGIVSRGGSIMAKWMLAHHTESFLYTHFEEICDIMRAYDVSFSLGDGLRPGAIADANDAAQFAELETLGELTKIAWAKGCQVMIEGPGHVPMHKIKVNMEKQLRECGEAPFYTLGPLTTDIAPGYDHITSGIGAAMIGWYGTAMLCYVTPKEHLGLPDRDDVKVGVVTYRLAAHAADLAKGHPAAQVRDDALSRARFEFRWEDQFNLSLDPETARDFHDQTLPKEAHKVAHFCSMCGPKFCSMKITAEVREYAAGMSENERLDLEKQAAEARQGMEEKSREFIVKGGEIYLSESGEKREPID encoded by the coding sequence ATGAACAAGCCTTCCAGCCAGTCCGAATTCGCCACCCCGCAGGTCACCACCGGGCCGCTGCCCGCGAGCCGCAAGGTCTACACTCACCCCACGCCCGACCTCGCCGTGCCGCACCGCGAGATTGACCTGCACCCCTCCGCCAATGAGCCGCCGGTGCCGGTCTATGACACGTCCGGTCCGTACACGGACCCGTCGGTCACCATCGACGTGGAAAAAGGCCTGGCCCGCACGCGGCGTGACTGGGTGCTGGAGCGCGGCCATGTCGAGGAATATGACGGCCGGGACGTGAAGCCGGAAGACAATGGCGGCGCCACCGGCAAGCACCTCGCCCGCGAATTCCCGGTCAAGCACCGGCCCCTGCGCGGTACAGGCACGGGGCCTGTCACCCAGTATGAATACGCGAAGGCCGGTATCGTCACCAAAGAGATGATCTATGTCGCCACCCGCGAAAACCTTGGCCGCCGCGAAGCTGTCGAGGGCGCCGCCGCGCAGATCGCGCAAGGCGAAAGCTTTGGCGCGCACATCCCGGAATATATCACGCCGGAATTCGTGCGCGACGAGATCGCCGCCGGGCGCGCCATCATCCCCTCCAACATCAACCATGCAGAGCTTGAGCCGCAGATCATCGGGCGCAACTTCCTTGTGAAGATCAATGCCAATATCGGCAATTCGGCCGTCGCCTCCTCTGTCGAGGAGGAAGTCGACAAGATGGTGTGGGCAATCCGCTGGGGCGCCGACAATGTGATGGACCTCTCTACCGGCCGCAACATTCACAACACGCGCGAATGGATCATCCGCAATTCGCCGGTGCCAATCGGTACGGTGCCGATCTATCAGGCGCTGGAGAAAGTGAACGGCATTGCCGAAGACCTCACCTGGGAAGTCTTCCGCGACACGCTGATCGAACAGGCCGAACAGGGCGTCGACTATTTCACCATCCATGCGGGTGTGCGCCTCGCCTATATCCACCTGACGGCAGACCGCGTTTGCGGCATCGTCAGCCGTGGCGGCTCGATCATGGCGAAATGGATGCTGGCCCACCACACGGAGAGCTTCCTCTACACGCACTTCGAAGAGATCTGCGACATCATGCGGGCCTATGACGTCTCGTTCAGCCTTGGCGACGGCCTGCGCCCCGGCGCGATTGCCGACGCCAATGATGCGGCCCAGTTCGCGGAGCTGGAAACACTTGGCGAACTGACGAAGATCGCCTGGGCCAAAGGCTGCCAGGTGATGATCGAAGGGCCTGGCCATGTGCCGATGCACAAGATCAAGGTGAACATGGAGAAGCAGCTGCGCGAATGCGGCGAGGCCCCCTTCTACACACTCGGGCCGCTCACCACGGATATTGCGCCGGGATACGACCACATCACCTCCGGCATCGGCGCGGCGATGATCGGCTGGTATGGCACCGCCATGCTCTGCTATGTGACGCCCAAGGAGCATCTTGGCCTGCCGGACCGCGACGATGTGAAAGTCGGCGTCGTCACCTACCGCCTCGCCGCCCACGCGGCAGACCTCGCCAAGGGCCACCCCGCCGCGCAGGTCCGCGACGATGCCCTCTCACGCGCGCGCTTCGAATTCCGCTGGGAAGACCAGTTCAACCTGTCGCTCGACCCCGAAACCGCCCGCGACTTCCACGACCAGACTTTGCCGAAGGAAGCCCACAAGGTCGCCCACTTCTGCTCCATGTGCGGCCCCAAATTCTGCAGCATGAAGATCACCGCCGAAGTGCGGGAATATGCGGCAGGGATGTCGGAGAACGAACGGCTGGATCTGGAGAAGCAGGCCGCCGAAGCGCGCCAGGGGATGGAAGAGAAGAGCCGCGAATTTATCGTGAAGGGCGGAGAAATTTACCTCTCGGAGAGCGGCGAAAAGCGCGAACCGATAGATTGA
- a CDS encoding sterol desaturase family protein produces the protein MDYLEVLRTSCMAFMIFAPLELLLPRRRGQGLFRPLWKTDTIYLLVNVVLISFGSAIFVVGGLTLLEPVVPEGLMTAIASLPVWLQFVLVFIIADLWYYTMHRLAHKLPLLWRFHAIHHSIEDMDWLAAHRVHAVDQIITGASTLLVPMALGFSETAIFLYSFQFGWHSLLKHSNVRVTWGPLRWILATPVFHHWHHANQPEAYDKNFAGQLPLLDVLFGTAIMKEREAPEVYGVDEPIPAGYIDQFFHPFRRREPEENTPSASTSDQAALQPTRSTLM, from the coding sequence ATGGACTATCTTGAGGTTCTTCGCACCAGCTGCATGGCGTTCATGATCTTCGCGCCGCTGGAACTGCTGTTGCCGCGGCGCCGGGGACAGGGCCTGTTCCGCCCCCTCTGGAAGACCGACACGATCTACCTGCTTGTGAACGTGGTCCTGATTTCGTTCGGCTCCGCCATTTTTGTCGTGGGCGGGCTCACCCTGCTCGAGCCGGTGGTGCCGGAAGGCCTCATGACCGCAATCGCCAGTCTTCCGGTATGGCTGCAGTTCGTTCTGGTCTTCATCATTGCGGACCTCTGGTACTACACGATGCACCGCCTGGCGCATAAGCTGCCCCTGCTCTGGCGCTTCCATGCCATTCATCACAGCATTGAAGACATGGACTGGCTGGCGGCCCACAGGGTTCACGCCGTCGACCAGATCATCACCGGCGCCTCGACGCTGCTTGTGCCGATGGCGCTCGGGTTTTCGGAAACCGCCATCTTCCTCTACTCGTTCCAGTTCGGCTGGCACTCCTTGCTGAAGCATTCCAACGTACGGGTCACCTGGGGCCCGTTGCGCTGGATCCTCGCGACGCCGGTCTTCCATCACTGGCACCACGCCAACCAGCCCGAAGCCTATGACAAGAACTTTGCCGGGCAGCTGCCGCTGCTCGATGTCCTCTTCGGCACAGCCATCATGAAAGAGCGTGAAGCCCCCGAAGTCTATGGCGTCGATGAGCCCATCCCAGCCGGCTATATCGACCAGTTTTTCCATCCGTTCCGCCGCCGCGAGCCTGAAGAAAATACACCGTCTGCCAGCACCAGCGATCAAGCCGCCTTGCAACCGACCCGCAGCACGTTAATGTAA